In one window of Methanoregula sp. DNA:
- a CDS encoding flavodoxin family protein, producing MKILAIHGSPRTIRSTTRKLTTFVLEGAAEAGAETEMIDLCDFRITPCTACEGCSFNGICVYEDDVPIIVERMKEADGIVFASPVYIDNVSGQMKIFFDRLADAIHYQVLAEKYGCSVASTHTSGGDEVVMYQNHVLNYLGVIAVGGISVATGGNAETIDAVEASARALGKKLVEAIRNGFSDPKQEEEITGNRDFFKELVIENKDFRTDEYERWVRMGWIE from the coding sequence ATGAAGATCCTCGCCATCCACGGAAGTCCCCGGACCATCCGGAGCACAACGCGAAAACTTACAACCTTCGTACTTGAAGGAGCCGCAGAAGCCGGTGCGGAGACGGAGATGATCGACCTCTGCGATTTCCGGATCACGCCATGCACTGCCTGCGAGGGCTGCTCGTTCAATGGTATCTGTGTGTACGAAGACGATGTCCCGATCATCGTTGAGCGGATGAAGGAAGCGGATGGTATCGTGTTCGCATCCCCGGTCTACATCGATAACGTTTCCGGCCAGATGAAAATATTTTTCGACCGGCTCGCAGACGCGATCCACTACCAGGTACTTGCAGAGAAATACGGCTGCTCGGTTGCGAGTACCCACACATCCGGTGGTGATGAAGTCGTCATGTACCAGAACCATGTGCTGAATTATCTGGGTGTGATCGCGGTGGGCGGGATCAGTGTCGCAACGGGAGGGAATGCTGAAACGATTGATGCTGTGGAAGCTTCCGCACGGGCGCTCGGCAAGAAACTCGTTGAAGCGATCAGGAATGGTTTTTCCGATCCGAAACAGGAAGAAGAGATCACCGGGAACCGGGATTTTTTCAAAGAGCTCGTGATCGAGAACAAAGATTTCCGCACCGATGAGTACGAGCGGTGGGTGCGGATGGGCTGGATCGAATAA
- a CDS encoding rubrerythrin family protein, with product MKFKGSITEKNLLAAFAGESQARNRYTFFASAAKKEGYEQIASLFLQTAEEEKEHAKLFFKQLKGGDVEITAAYPAGMIGTTKENLAAAAAGENMEWGTLYPGFAATAEKEGFKEIAHLFKMVAKVEAHHEARYTKLHANMVKGVVFKADTPAKWYCRNCGFVESGKTAPVKCPVCDHPQAYFEIAADNY from the coding sequence ATGAAGTTCAAAGGGAGTATTACCGAGAAAAATCTGCTCGCTGCATTTGCCGGTGAGTCACAGGCACGGAACCGCTACACCTTCTTTGCAAGTGCAGCAAAAAAAGAAGGGTACGAACAGATTGCGAGCCTCTTTCTCCAGACTGCCGAGGAGGAGAAAGAGCATGCAAAGCTCTTCTTCAAACAGCTCAAAGGCGGGGACGTGGAAATTACCGCAGCGTACCCTGCGGGCATGATCGGAACTACAAAAGAAAATCTTGCCGCCGCCGCAGCGGGCGAGAATATGGAATGGGGCACGCTCTACCCGGGATTTGCCGCAACTGCGGAGAAGGAGGGGTTCAAAGAGATCGCTCACCTCTTCAAAATGGTAGCAAAAGTGGAGGCTCACCATGAGGCCCGGTACACTAAGCTCCATGCAAACATGGTGAAAGGAGTCGTCTTTAAAGCTGATACTCCCGCGAAATGGTACTGCCGGAACTGCGGGTTTGTCGAGAGTGGAAAAACCGCACCTGTGAAATGCCCGGTCTGCGATCACCCGCAGGCATATTTCGAGATTGCGGCCGATAATTACTGA